The following are encoded in a window of Streptomyces sp. SAT1 genomic DNA:
- a CDS encoding RNA 2'-phosphotransferase → MDEQRTVKVSKYLSRHLRHQPERIGLTLDEAGWVGIEALIAAAAGHRFRFTREELDHVVATNDKRRFEIRGDRIRASQGHSVDVDLGLPPATPPQYLFHGTVARALDAIRAEGLRPMNRHDVHLSPDRETATRVGARRGRPVVLSVDAAAMHRDGHVFRVSANGVWLTQAVPPRYLRFGSGH, encoded by the coding sequence ATGGACGAACAACGCACCGTGAAGGTGTCGAAGTACCTCTCCCGGCATCTGCGCCACCAGCCCGAGAGGATCGGGCTCACGCTCGACGAGGCCGGCTGGGTCGGCATCGAGGCCCTGATCGCGGCGGCGGCCGGCCATCGCTTCCGGTTCACCCGTGAGGAGCTGGACCATGTGGTCGCCACCAACGACAAGCGGCGCTTCGAGATCCGGGGCGACCGCATCCGGGCCAGCCAGGGGCACAGCGTCGACGTGGACCTCGGGCTGCCGCCGGCGACCCCGCCACAGTACCTCTTCCACGGGACGGTGGCCCGCGCCCTCGACGCCATTCGCGCCGAGGGGCTGCGGCCCATGAACCGGCACGACGTGCATCTCTCGCCCGACCGGGAGACCGCGACCCGCGTGGGTGCCCGCCGCGGACGGCCGGTCGTGCTCTCCGTGGACGCCGCCGCGATGCACCGCGACGGCCATGTCTTCCGGGTCAGTGCCAACGGCGTGTGGCTGACGCAGGCCGTACCGCCGCGATACCTGCGGTTCGGCTCGGGTCACTGA
- a CDS encoding LLM class flavin-dependent oxidoreductase, whose protein sequence is MSLRLSAVILPYRRWHEGGRAAWTRAEQLGFHTGYTYDHLSWRTFRDGPWFGAVPTLTAAATATERMRLGTLVTSVKPCSHIS, encoded by the coding sequence ATGAGTCTGCGCCTGAGCGCCGTCATCCTCCCGTACCGCCGCTGGCACGAGGGCGGCCGCGCGGCGTGGACCCGCGCCGAGCAGCTCGGATTCCACACCGGCTACACCTACGACCATCTGTCCTGGCGCACCTTCCGGGACGGCCCGTGGTTCGGTGCGGTGCCGACTCTGACCGCCGCGGCGACCGCGACCGAGCGCATGCGCCTGGGGACCCTGGTGACCTCGGTCAAGCCTTGCTCACACATCTCGTAG
- a CDS encoding LLM class flavin-dependent oxidoreductase: MRLSTVILPIYRWAEGRRVWEGAEELGFHAAYTYDHLSWRSFRDGPWFGAIPTLTAAAAVTRRMRLGTLVTSPNFRHPVTLAKELISLDDISGGRVTLGIGAGGTGFDATALGQEPWTPRERADRLAEFVPLLDRLLTEDTVSYEGDFYSAHEARNIPGCAQRPRLPFAVAATGPRGLRLAARYGQGWVTTGDPTLYEEGTPEQSVQALRGQMEKLGAACEALGRDVSGLDKILLTGFTPDRGRPLESLDAFVDFAGRHQELGFTEIVLHWPIPDSDFAADEKVFEQIATGAPAQLA, translated from the coding sequence ATGCGTCTGAGCACTGTCATTCTGCCGATCTACCGCTGGGCCGAAGGCCGGAGGGTGTGGGAGGGCGCCGAGGAACTCGGCTTCCACGCGGCCTACACCTACGACCACCTGTCGTGGCGGTCGTTCCGGGACGGGCCGTGGTTCGGGGCGATCCCGACGCTGACGGCAGCGGCCGCGGTGACGCGGAGGATGCGATTGGGCACCCTCGTGACCTCGCCGAACTTCCGGCACCCGGTCACCCTCGCCAAGGAACTGATCTCGCTCGACGACATCTCCGGCGGCCGGGTCACGCTGGGCATCGGGGCGGGCGGCACCGGCTTCGACGCCACCGCGCTCGGACAGGAGCCCTGGACACCGCGAGAGCGCGCCGACCGGCTGGCCGAGTTCGTGCCGCTGCTGGACCGGCTGCTGACCGAGGACACGGTGTCGTACGAGGGCGACTTCTACTCGGCGCACGAGGCGCGCAACATCCCCGGCTGTGCGCAGCGGCCCCGGCTGCCGTTCGCCGTGGCCGCCACGGGTCCGCGCGGGCTGCGGCTCGCGGCGCGGTACGGGCAGGGGTGGGTGACCACCGGCGATCCCACGCTGTACGAGGAGGGCACGCCGGAGCAGTCCGTCCAGGCGCTGCGTGGCCAGATGGAGAAGCTCGGTGCCGCGTGCGAGGCGCTTGGACGGGACGTGAGCGGTCTGGACAAGATCCTGCTCACCGGATTCACCCCGGACCGGGGGCGTCCTCTGGAGTCCCTGGACGCCTTCGTCGACTTCGCGGGGCGGCATCAGGAGCTGGGGTTCACCGAGATCGTCCTCCACTGGCCGATCCCGGACTCCGATTTCGCCGCGGACGAGAAGGTCTTCGAGCAGATCGCCACGGGCGCCCCCGCTCAGCTGGCGTGA